CTAATACTCTGTGTGACTTAGATTGATCTATAACTATTGGTTGGCCATAGATCCCAAATTAAAGACCAACCTCCAATCCATATTTGCCGGTATTCCAATTTATTTATGGAAAAAGCTAGAGATTATTCGCTAGTGATTACTGCTCTAAACACCAAGGGATGTGGAAGTCAGTGATTAGCTGAGTGCATATTGGGCTTGATTGACACCAACAAACCCACCATGGTTGGCACCAATCCCTGACTGCCACATTCTGGGTGAAATGAGTGGTGATCATTAGTGAGTGATGGGTGACAATACTCTTTATATATTCTTTCATTTTTCAACGTCTTGTGTGCAATAGGTATACACATGCAtgcgtacacacacacacacacataggtAGAGATGGTTACGCTAAATTGAATCTACACTCAAATCTAGTCAAGTTTAGATTGGATGATGTGCGTCCACATTGATGATCCGAACCGTTAAATATGATCTACTACCTCTAAGTTGCTTACACACCAAAAATCATGTAATTGGAGGCCCCTAGCCTATGTTTCGAATCATTAAAAAGTGAGATAGTTTAAATAACATGGAACAACacgttttttttatattatttgatgctAGGCTAGGGATCTTCAAATCACATGATTTTTGGTGTGTAAGCAGTTTTGAGGTAGTAAACCACATCAAATGGCTCGAATCATCGATATGGGGCCTTCATCGTCCAATCGAGATTTGACCGAATCTAAGTGGAGATCCACTGAAGTGTGGccgggtctctctctctctctctctctctctctctctatatatatatatatatatatatctttttctttgctttcttttgtattagtgtgTTTCACAATGTGCTACTATTTTTCAGTCATTTTTTTGTACTTTTGATGAGGAACACACGTTGCCTTTCATGAATTATTGGTTTGGTATCCTTTTTTCCCCCTTCCTCCAAGGGAAGAAGCTAGCGTACATGTATTTACTTATCATTCTTAGTGAAATGTTGGAGTTTTGCTTCATCTTTTTGGATGTACTCGATCAATGTGCAGATCATTTCAAGTTGGTCATGAGAAATTTCATGTTCCATGGCTTTTTGTTATAAACCGCAAAAGCTCTGAAGTTCCAATGATTGATTTCCATTTGGTAAGTGTACAACTTGTATTAAGCATTTGTTTTATATAGCTATAATTGTTGACTATCCTTCATATTTTTTCCCCATTTTTCCTACTTAAATATTTCCATTTTGGTTTCAAAGTCAATACAGACAGCGGATCttgaattattttatatggGATGAAAGGAGTAACTTTTGCAATTTGATGTACTACAGAGGTACTCTGGGAATGATTTGCATGGCGTCACAGCTAAAATTGTAGATATGCCTCATCATTGTATGCAACACCATCTCCTCTTATTTTTCTCGTCATTTCCTGCTTGCAACATTTGGGATTATGGACCTTCTAATGCTTATTTTCTTAATAAGTTTGAAAGAGTACTGTGGTTCAGACAAGACTGAGTACTTATTATATGtccttgtaatttctcataattGTTGGCTTAAAGAATAAACATGTATTATTATCAAGGTTTATAAACAAGATGGCTAACCTGCTTCTCACATGAGAGGGAGATAGATGATCAAATAGTTCCTTTACAGCTTACCAAAAAAGAATTCCTTTACAGGAAATTGTTCATACACAAAATTGTATAAATACAATCTTCATATCTTGACCTAACAATTTGGTGTTGGTGTTGTGAATCCTTCTTTGCCAATTGTCAATTGCTAGACTATTCTACCTAAGGTGTTCAATTCCGAATCTTGTGCTCAGTTCCACAACAACACTTCTATATAACTTATGCAAAATACATAGCAATGTCCGATACCAAGAACCATATTAGTATATtgttggtatggtacggtatgcagCCCGTATTGCGATAGGCTTGGACCGACATGGACTTGTTCGACTCATATATTGAACTAAACCTCAGTACTATACTGGAATCTTGCCATTATGGTATGGTACAGTTGGTGTAGGGAGGTATGGTCGATACAACAGGCCTTGATATATACTCTTTGCTAGGAATGTTTTATCAAAATAAACCTTCAGTTTTATGAACATTGACAATCTTATCGATTCCCCCTTTTTCGAAATCATTATGCCATGCATTTGAAAAAAGTATAATACTTAAATGTGTAGATCTGGATTATGTAATTATATATTATTCTTGTACATAAGCTTCTTAGGCGTTTCCTTGTAATGATTTGGAGAAAGGGGGCAAATCAATATTGCTATTTACGGTGTCGGTACATAGTGTTTGTCCTTAACCTCTTAATTGTCTTTGTGATCCATACTTGTAGTTTATTTATAACTATTGCAGATACCTTGAGAATGTAGGGATAGTGAAGAATAGTTGAATAGGGTACTCATCTTCCTATTTATATTGTTGCTTTTAACATTAGGATACATTTGATATATAATGATGATACATAGAATATGTTTGCATATTATCTTAATCTTTGTAAATACTAACATTTCAGGAATTGAATATCATATTTCAGTTGCTTTTGTCATTATAGCACTGCCCTCCTCATGTCAAACTCATAGTTGATGTATTGCAAATGCCAAGAGTTTGTTGGTTGAGTTCGTTAGTTAGGGCTTAGGCCAAACTGTGAGCATGCAAATTAATACGTAACATTCACTTGGCATGCTTTCGGAGCGGCATGCATAGTCAAGCTCTAGTAGGTTAACTGGACAATTGGAAATGTATTCATGTTGGGTTTTATGATATAGACATAGAATAGAAAAGGAGTTTAAGCTAAGCAAGCAACAGTTGATCATGAAAGCACAGCATAATAACATATAAGGTTACTAACAAGAAGACATGCTGATGCACCTCTGGATACAGAGGCAAAGTTAGGGTTATGCAAATAGAAAttgtgaagaaaaaaatttctatcCAAGATTTTCTATCTCGGTGCCGGACCTTGTACCGGTATCATTCTATTACAGTGTCGGTATATAGTATGGTACGagatagtgagatatattgagtgtcggtacggtacgagaCTGCATACCAgtttggtaccggtacggtaccgaccggtatgaCAAACCTTAGATCTATCAATATCTCTTAATAATTTCAATGGTCAACAACCATTAAAAGccatttctttttattataaattatcattaggataaaaggaaagaaatttaAGATTCGTTATATTAGATTGTTGATGTGTTATAACATTCAGTAGTGGTAGTTACAAGAAAAATGTAAGAGCTTATCACAATGACCTAATGTTGTATATATCTTTAGAGGAAAAAAGAGGAACAAAGGGGGGAAAAACCTAACACTGCATCGCATTGCTGTTTAGatggagagcgagagagagagatattgtCATATCATTAATCTAAAAAGTGGACAGGGAACTCAtgttagaagaagaagaagaagagagagagtatGAGAGACTGTAATAGAAGACAGGAAACCTAAGTAACTACAAAAGTTTGGTGAGAGAAAAACAGCCAAAGATTTAATAAGAATACTTGTTTCCTAATCTACTTAGGATATAGATGGCAAACTAGAGGTACAAAGTTACTATGGGAGTACCCCATGCTGATCTAAATCTATACACTATCACACGAATGATCCactatccattctctctcttttataaATAGAATTCACAGGCTgatagattatatatatatatatatatatatatatatatatatatattatgggtCGTGAACCAGATTGGGAGGGATGGAGGGGCCTTATGCTCGCTTTTGTTGGGTTCTGGTGGAAGAGGGGTGCATAGCTCCCCACGGCCACCCCTAGCTTCATCTCTATTTGGGTACCTAGTATGGTCTATGTCTAGAAGAAGCATGCTAGTgtaccaaaagaaaaggatgtgaTTGCTAGAGAGAAGATGGATTTGTAACACTGACACTATTTAGTATCAAAGTGGCTGATGAACCATCAGAAAATGCATGTATGTAGCGTCATGATACAGATGTCACCGTATATTAGGAAGTCATGTTAGAATACCAATAATGAAGATTGAGAAACATGAAAGCCGCAAAAGTGATTAGTTTGGGTTAGTTTCTGGCTGAAGATTTACACGTCATGTTTCTGCTCACCAACCTGGTTGATAAGGTAGTTGATTCTGTTATGAAATTGTTGTACTTCTTATGACTTTTTGTAAAGGATTTTGGATCTTGGAGTCATGTCTTTAGAGTGACTATGGCACTTCTTAATGGTTTTGTGAAGGATTTTGGATCTTCAAGTATTGTCTTTGGGCATTGTGGTGAGGATTTCGTTAGATAGGTGTTTTGGGAGAAGATTTTGATATTGGACATTGAAGGATTATCCATTCTCAAGGCCTTTGTGTGAGAAAAAATTAAGCAAGATAATCAACACAAGAAGATTTGTGCAACATAACACGCATTCTTTTACAAGTCTTTTGCCAAACACATTTAGACACAGTTGACACCTCAATATAATGGACTCATTCTTCTACTTAAGATCTTCTTCCTTAAATTTTAAGTGTTGATGATTGAGCTCATTCAATTATTGTTCATTAGATTGTTGTTTACATGTGTCTAGCTTGAGAAACAAAGGTTAATTCTGTTTAGTATTGTGAATGTTTTACCACATTCAAaagataaataatatattttctttgatattcTAATTATTTCGGCTAAACCCTTTGAAGACTAAAATATGTTTCTTAAAAAGGTGTTTATAATTTATGTTTCTTAGATAggtgattataatttatgttaATTTTGCTAAGGTTGCCTTTAGTATTTGAATTCCTTGTTGCTCTGATCAGATGTTGAGGTTCACCAAGACATACGCAAGAACTTTTGGGATCCAAATCATTGGCCGAAGCATGTACTTGTGAGATATACGTGGTTAGTATGATGAGCTCGTCATTGGAGATTTATCATAATTATGCTGTTTGCAGTGGTCAATATAACTATTGACATAAAAtctcaaaatatttttaattgagGTCATTGCAGAGTTAGTTTGATGTCAGTAGATGTGTCAGTGAGTTGGTCTAATATTAAAACTGTTTATATATGTGATTCACTGTGCTTtatctcttttctttcattaatcaGTTTGTATATGAATTATACTACGTGGAGCTTATACAAGTTCCATCCTTGCTCGCCATTGTTTAGTTACACTTAAGGTGTGAATCtgtcataattgttatatattTGCCTCGAATTTTCAAATACTAGTTACTCATGCCATCTCTTTCACCGAAAACTGTATTAATTTCAGAGATGGAAGATTTTTTGTCTGATTTTGAACTCAAAGATAAGCAGACTATCTGTAACCTCAGTTGTTTGACAGATTTCAGAAATATCATTATATGCAGAACTCTGGTGTGCCCTCAAACTTGTTCCAGTGTTGTTACTGACTGCCTCAAATCTGAAATAAACAATTGTCCAATTGGAATAATCTTGTTGAAGTTTGACCGGTAGTATTCCTTTTGAAGCTTCAGTTGAGGGCAATCCATTGACACAAGTTATTGTTCACAACTGGAATCTGCCAAATTGATTCATTTGATTTGGTAGTCTATCTACTCTCAGTTGACCAGAAGTTACATCTTAAGGATTGTGCCATTACCTTGGCAAGATTATATGCCTTCATTTGAAAAGATCCATTGCCTCAAAATGGTTGTGAAGATTGATCATTTTCTTTGCTCTTTCCCTGCTTCCCCATAGTCGGAGGTTGTTCAATTTTAGTTTTAACCTCCATCCCCAAACTTTGATGCGGTTTAGTAGTTGCTTTAATGATATATTGGTCGGTCCAGTTTAGCTTTAAATTTGGTTTTGGTTGTTTATACCATCTAATGCTGACAATTATGATGCATTCAGATTCAAGTCGATCTTTTAGTTAAAAAGGATCTGTTTGCACTGTATTCATGCACTTTTTCTCCCTCTTGTTTGTTCTTTATATTTTGAAAAGTCTTAAATTTTTTCACTAGAGTTTACTTTAACATTCaaacagaaattttttttttgcatgaataattGATATTTATAGCCCATAATATTGAACAATTCTTGCTAATCAGGTTTAGGCCTTTTTTGCTGGTTGTCATCATTCTCATGCATGTGGGGCTGCTTTTAGGCATTTACTTGCTTAATAATTTCTGCCTTATATGTCAAATCCTACATTTTTCGGGCTAATGGTGAAATTTTTGGTCtttttgcaaattcaaattattttttatttgatttttctaTATCATTTACCCATCTCTAGTTGGCTTCTATCTTTTATAATGAAACAGAAATCCAACTTCCTGACACATAGTTTCTCTTACAAGTCCCTGTCTTATGTTCTCTCTAGTGCCTTGCCTTGGCTAGGTTTTGGTAGGATGTTGGGATCATTTTGATTTACTCAATATACATATAAGGTTTGCCGTACCGGttggtaccataccataccgggcATGCCATACAGGTATAGGGTTATCTTATCGTACCGACACTCAGTATTCCAAATTTTACCATACCGTACCACGTACCGATAGTGTAATAGAATGATACTGGTATAGAATCCGGTATCGAGACGATGAACATTTATGTATAGTTCatgttttatttctcaaataggtTTTTGCATGCTTTTGTTTTTTGTCCTTTTTCTCTATTTAGGTGTTTCATACTCGTTTCTTGATACCGGTAGTTTGTTGTTCACTTGCCTCTGATGTTTCTTATATTACTCCCTTGAGACACATCTAAACAAGGATCATTTGCTGATCCAGTTGGTGGATGctagaaatttttatttgttcTAGGATCTCTGTGTATTAGATTCTTTTCGCTTAATTTTCCTGTTCTATTTTGCCTTGGTGGACTGGTGAATCTTTTTTCTGTTCCCTTTAATCTGCCTCTTGAGTGGATATATGGGTTCTCTTTGTTGAATGTATTTTCTTCATGATCGGTCATTGttgtaattttaatatttaagggACTTAACTGCAATGGATTCCTCTTACCTGACTCAAGAGTTATGTAAGCACTAGAGCATTGCAATTTATTTACATACCTCCATTCAATCTTCAATATCCTACAATTTTACATTCTTTCTCTATTGCTTTGAGAATAGCATAACGTTAACACCAGCCAGTTTGTTTCTTAGACAATTATCTCTAGTTCTTTATCTCTACAACTGATGTATCATCTTTAGATAATTGCACCTAATCATATTTACCGTTTTCATTGTTTATGGCTTATATAGGTGACCTGCCTCCTATTTGTATTGCATGCTTGCATGTCCATGGTGTCATTTGTTTTACTGCTCAATCTTGGCCCGTTGCTGGCTGTCTTGCTATCTTTGTTAGCTTGTACTCCAATGCTTCCTATGTCAGACATTAATGTTTCACCTGGTTGTCAGCAGCCAGCACTAGTACAATAGTACCCATGGCAAAATTTCATGACTACCGTGCAAATGCCTTTATTTTTGTTCTGAAGTTTTTGTGGTTAAAAAAGTCTTCTCCTGTGCCACTCCCTGTCCCAACACTCTTGGggactattcttttaaaaaaatcttgctTTTATTGAGCCTCTGAATTCTTATGACCAATGTCTTGAAGAGCGGATGATGGGCACCTAGGTGGTTTCATACCTGATAGCAAATAGTGGTTTCATAGTGGATTCTATGAACTCAAGGTGAGCTGTTAAAATATttccatattttttatttactaaagtatcaaaaatcaatattttacatcaacttaatgcaaaaaataataataataaaaaatcaagGACAAAGCTTTACAAGATCATCCACCTAACACTATAGCCCCTGCATCATGCCAATATCCATATAATTCAAAAGTCCATATTCTAATGATATAATATCATGAATAACCAAACATAATCAAATCAGTCATAAGATTAAAAAGTCAACAATAACATAACATCAATGATAAAATAAAGTTGTCCATGGTGGTGCACTGGCTGTATCTTTTTTTTCTAGGGGGAAAGGGACACCTTTTTCTCCTATCTTTCTCCTCCTAGTCCTCGACCATGCCCTTGTTCTTTCCATTCAGCTAGAGCACAAAAGTAGACTGGTCTTGTTTTAAACAAACCACCGGACTGGCTGATTTAATGTATAATTGCTGGACTGATCCATCTGGAAATGGGTCAAACCTGCTATGGAATAAAGTGCTCACCTTGAACCTGTGGCAGTGATGCTATATACTGAAGCACCATATGGTGCTGCAGTGAAGTGTAGCATCATGGTTTGGGGCTGGAACCGCTATAGTGGCTGTAGGGGCCATGCTTTAAAATAATGCTCATGACCctgcatttagattttattgtATAATATTGCTATTGCACAGCTGCTTTGTGCACCGACCTAAGTGTTTGTGAAATCCAGTAGGTTATATTCAAATTCCAAAGTATGGCTTGTATGCAATCTCTGGAAATGCACCTGTAGGTAGAATTATCTGGACATTGATTGATATCAAGGTACACATTTGATGACAGGGAGGAGCGGTCAGAGATCGATGTTTCAGGGGGATTTTATGTAATGTTAGGATCAGGTAATATGTATTCTAATGTTTTCTCATTTTACCTCCTAGCGGGTGATTTTCTATGTTGCAATCATAATATGTGCACATATGTATACTGTATCTATATTATGTGTATGTGTACACATCTGTATACTTATATATGGGGGAGAAGGTTTTTTTGGTGGGGGGAGGGTAGTTCTTACCAATAGGATTGAAGCCTTATCCTATCAGTGCAAAATCAATGAGGAAAGATCAAAGTTGAAACATGATTTACATCATGTAAAATGCTTAGAGACCAAAAACAATTGTTTTATTGTTTCTGTGCATCAAGTGGCCTCCAAAATAAGCAAATTCAATGGCATGCTACATCATTTTGGTTTAGTTTATGCTTTAGAAACATTCAAATTTTAGGTGATCTGGTTTGCATATGTATGTAAGATGTGTGGATCGTGATCAAGGTTGTGGATTTAGAAGTTATATGGCATGCTATATACCCTCCATTTCATCGGTACCCTTCATTAGTTTTTCCACCTGAAACATGGGTAAAAGACTCCCAGAACATATAATTTTTGCAGTCATGAGGACCTTGACTTAGAATGCCGATCACTGATTTTGCacagaatacatatatatattcattcacacatatgcatgcatgtatgttttttgaccacttgatgcataggcCAGGGGTCtccaaatcatacaatttttggTGTGCAAGCAGTTTAGAGGTAGTATATATATGGTTGATTATATCAAATATCTCGGACTATCGATGTTGGACCCCCATTCTCTAATCATGACCCGACTTAATCTGAGTGAAGATCCACTTGACTAGATCCATCCTATTCAAAGCATGCTATGTTGGTGCAGATTTTTTGCAAAATCCAGCTTTCATCTAAGATTTAACTACACCTGCACAGTTTAGACTTCTACCTATACAGTGTCCATATCTGTTTATAAAAATCAATTGTAAAACTAAATGCGTGTTGCAGAAGGCAATTCATAGATGTGGAGCAATTGTCTCAAATTATAAAGCACATCAGCTTCGTTGTTCATTCAATGTACAATCCAGATTATGAGGTCAAATAGTTGGGTGACTTGGGTCATGTTAGGTTCGTTCAAAGATATGTCTGTTATTGTTTGGAGAAGTTGACCAAATGCTTTGGTCCCCTTCAGCAAACAATTGATTTCtgtaaaaaaaatctcaatgcatataaatattttgccTTTCCTACAACATCTACATTCTGCTAAGTGCTAAGTGTTGACCAACATATTCATCAGTAACGATAATTTTAGAGGGAGTGGGAAAACATGGCAGGGTGAATCATGAACTATTCATCAGTATTGGTAAATTCATAGGAAGAATTTGGATGTATTTCATTATATCATATGAAATGTGGCTATTTGTGTGCTAACCATTTTTGTTTCGATTTCTGTGTGAATTTTGAAGCAGGTCTTGTACTTTCCTTTATTCTTGCAATTTATGTCTTGCAGTCATCTCAAGACAAGCTTGCAAGGTATTGATTTTTCCTGTTATCTGTTATGAGTTCATGTTGTTTTAGCTAATGAGGTAGACAGGTTCTCCTTGTACATCTTTGGAGAGCTATGGTTGAATTTCATTGATGCTGCACTTTAACTGCAAATTGCCGGGGCTTGCTGATATTAACTAGAATTCTTCTATTCCAGCAAA
The Phoenix dactylifera cultivar Barhee BC4 chromosome 3, palm_55x_up_171113_PBpolish2nd_filt_p, whole genome shotgun sequence DNA segment above includes these coding regions:
- the LOC103702220 gene encoding uncharacterized protein LOC103702220, with amino-acid sequence MAGDQRAFPVRCFFFFWISSLLSISLAYRPGDIVPMSKAGQYHGSRTVWNDVIGRHCPIFAVNREVLIPIPKPTGFTGADPYKISFQVGHEKFHVPWLFVINRKSSEVPMIDFHLRYSGNDLHGVTAKIVDMPHHYVEVHQDIRKNFWDPNHWPKHVLVRYTWEERSEIDVSGGFYVMLGSGLVLSFILAIYVLQSSQDKLARFVRETVAESSIPGGVAKVE